A window of Rubricoccus marinus contains these coding sequences:
- a CDS encoding choice-of-anchor B family protein, whose translation MSRTLLLALLLGLSASANAQFASDAVPSRVGVEPALVMAQEAKSGGQADLVATWEGTPQWLEGVSFTGSAFGGGAFYGRNWFSGSSIEASGDVPVEIVFSTSETTLGRVWRRDGNYSDAGVGTFRGAAYDVSDPANPRRLNVTFVEDGRLCGGANGIWNPQVDQTGCREYLYIMASDYDGRGNTYANQSPYSVDFDLLYAVAARVPAGRTLYETEPASLTLTFPTLRFPSARVVNNGQVEVSASYFPPAALASGATLAFTYAPDGGSPQDVGTTYPAEGTPFEAIGSVDGLDPARTYSFQAVVRDASGGTLYQSDVVRVKPVISLNTTLVGRWDERGSYADIWGYTAPDGTEYALIALQNFGLSVVDISGSTPTEVGFVPTASGANDSKDVKVIGAYAYLVNESGPVQIISLADPTNPVQVGLLDVQEGVSGSGSHNVSVDGGRLYVTGGRTSGNAGVRIYSTDTPEAPTLIGEYRPSHFATPYYHDFYVDGTTGYGPNIYGGGVDILDLSNPAAPQRIGTFGYPNSGAHNVCGTTDGRYVFVGDEIGSAGNWTRVFDVSDPLNAEFVTEIIVDPAAVVHNCYVTGDLLHLGHYTEGYRVFDISDPTAPIEVALYDTYQGEGYGYSGVWSIYPYFASGRVVVSDRQSGLFVIELDVNATDAEPPVQANPFEIAVSPNPASGVMQIRAALETPGTARLSVHDALGREVALLHDGEASGALTASLDAASLAPGLYVVRLVAGTRTVTRTITIVR comes from the coding sequence ATGTCTCGCACGCTTCTCCTCGCCCTCCTCCTCGGGCTCTCCGCTTCCGCGAACGCGCAGTTCGCCTCCGATGCCGTCCCTTCGCGTGTAGGCGTGGAGCCCGCCCTCGTGATGGCGCAAGAGGCCAAAAGCGGCGGTCAGGCAGACCTCGTCGCCACGTGGGAGGGCACCCCGCAGTGGTTGGAAGGCGTGAGCTTTACCGGCTCAGCGTTTGGCGGTGGCGCTTTCTACGGGCGGAACTGGTTTTCCGGCTCCTCTATCGAGGCCTCTGGCGACGTGCCCGTCGAGATCGTGTTTTCGACGAGTGAGACCACGCTCGGGCGCGTGTGGCGCCGCGATGGCAACTATTCCGATGCCGGGGTCGGCACCTTCCGCGGGGCGGCTTACGACGTCTCCGACCCGGCGAACCCGCGGCGCCTCAACGTCACGTTTGTCGAGGACGGGCGACTCTGTGGCGGCGCCAACGGCATCTGGAACCCTCAGGTAGACCAGACGGGATGCCGCGAGTACCTCTACATCATGGCAAGCGACTACGACGGGCGCGGCAACACCTACGCCAACCAGAGCCCGTACAGCGTGGACTTCGACCTTCTCTACGCCGTCGCCGCGCGTGTCCCTGCAGGCCGCACCCTGTACGAGACGGAGCCCGCCTCGCTTACCCTGACCTTCCCAACTCTGCGTTTTCCGTCTGCCCGCGTGGTGAACAACGGGCAGGTGGAGGTCTCCGCGTCCTACTTTCCGCCAGCGGCCCTCGCCTCTGGCGCCACGCTCGCGTTCACCTACGCGCCTGATGGCGGCTCGCCGCAAGACGTAGGCACCACCTACCCCGCCGAGGGCACGCCGTTCGAGGCGATCGGGAGCGTTGACGGGTTGGACCCGGCGCGTACCTACTCCTTCCAGGCCGTCGTCCGCGACGCCAGCGGCGGCACGCTGTACCAGAGCGACGTGGTCCGGGTCAAGCCCGTGATTTCTCTCAACACCACCCTCGTGGGACGCTGGGACGAGCGGGGCAGCTACGCCGACATCTGGGGCTACACCGCGCCCGACGGCACGGAGTACGCGCTTATCGCGCTCCAGAACTTCGGCCTCAGCGTGGTCGACATCAGCGGAAGCACGCCTACTGAAGTCGGCTTCGTGCCGACGGCCTCTGGCGCGAACGATTCCAAAGACGTCAAGGTGATCGGCGCGTACGCCTACCTCGTCAACGAGAGTGGCCCGGTCCAGATCATCAGCCTCGCAGACCCGACCAACCCCGTCCAAGTCGGCCTGCTGGACGTGCAGGAAGGCGTGAGCGGCAGCGGCTCGCACAACGTGAGCGTGGATGGCGGGCGGCTCTACGTCACCGGCGGCCGCACGAGCGGCAACGCGGGCGTCCGCATCTACTCCACCGATACGCCAGAGGCCCCGACGCTGATCGGTGAGTATCGCCCCAGCCACTTCGCCACGCCCTATTACCACGACTTCTACGTGGACGGCACCACGGGCTACGGCCCCAACATCTACGGTGGCGGCGTGGACATCCTCGACCTCTCGAACCCCGCTGCCCCGCAACGGATTGGCACGTTCGGGTACCCCAACAGCGGCGCCCACAACGTCTGCGGAACGACGGATGGCCGCTACGTCTTCGTCGGCGACGAGATCGGCAGCGCGGGCAACTGGACGCGCGTGTTCGACGTCTCCGACCCGCTCAACGCCGAGTTCGTGACCGAGATCATCGTGGACCCCGCAGCGGTGGTGCACAACTGCTACGTCACCGGCGACCTCCTCCACCTCGGCCACTACACCGAGGGCTACCGCGTGTTCGACATCTCGGACCCCACGGCGCCCATTGAAGTGGCGCTGTACGACACGTACCAGGGCGAGGGCTATGGCTACAGCGGCGTGTGGAGCATCTATCCGTACTTCGCCTCCGGCCGCGTCGTCGTCTCCGACCGCCAGAGCGGCTTGTTCGTCATCGAGCTCGACGTCAACGCGACCGACGCGGAGCCTCCGGTTCAGGCCAACCCGTTTGAGATCGCCGTCAGTCCCAACCCGGCCTCTGGCGTGATGCAGATCCGTGCGGCGCTGGAAACGCCCGGCACCGCCCGCCTCTCGGTCCACGATGCCCTCGGGCGCGAGGTCGCTCTCCTCCACGACGGCGAGGCGTCGGGCGCCCTCACGGCATCCTTGGATGCCGCGTCGCTCGCGCCAGGCCTCTACGTGGTCCGCCTGGTCGCGGGCACGCGGACCGTAACCCGCACGATCACCATCGTCCGGTAA
- the queA gene encoding tRNA preQ1(34) S-adenosylmethionine ribosyltransferase-isomerase QueA codes for MRLAPASNLLRHTAPTRLTDFDFDFPRELVAAYPAEPRDSTRLMVVDRAERTIEHKTMVDLPDYFGTGDVLVANDTQVFPARLRGYKDKTEAKVEVFLLRELNPEQRLWDTIVDPARKVRVGNKLVFQDGLEAEVLDNTTSRGRTLRFIFDGSPEALHAHIDRIGETPIPPYLRRPAEAADKVRYQTIFARNRGAVAAPTAGLHFTPELISALEAKGTAVTSVTLHKGLGSFRPVDVEDLSKHRMDAEKIVVTPEATEIVNAALTSNDRTVTACGLTVIRAMESSLSAERTLKAVEGWTDKFILEPYDFLITERLLCNFQRPRSTLLMMKAAFMGHDLLRAAYDEAVKEEYRLFSFGDAMLIL; via the coding sequence ATGCGTCTCGCCCCTGCGTCGAACCTGCTTCGTCATACTGCCCCCACTCGGCTAACGGATTTCGACTTTGACTTCCCCCGAGAACTCGTCGCCGCGTATCCGGCCGAGCCTCGGGACTCGACCCGCTTGATGGTCGTCGATCGTGCAGAGCGCACGATCGAGCACAAAACGATGGTGGACCTCCCGGATTACTTCGGGACCGGGGACGTGCTCGTGGCCAACGACACCCAGGTGTTTCCGGCACGCTTGCGCGGCTACAAGGACAAAACGGAGGCCAAGGTCGAGGTTTTCCTCTTGCGCGAGCTCAACCCCGAGCAGCGCCTCTGGGACACGATCGTCGACCCCGCCCGCAAGGTCCGCGTCGGCAACAAGCTTGTCTTTCAGGACGGCCTGGAAGCCGAGGTGCTGGACAACACGACGAGCCGGGGCCGCACCCTCCGCTTCATCTTCGACGGCTCGCCAGAGGCCCTCCACGCCCACATCGACCGCATCGGGGAGACGCCGATCCCGCCGTACCTCCGCCGGCCGGCCGAGGCGGCGGACAAGGTGCGCTACCAGACCATCTTCGCGCGCAACCGCGGGGCCGTTGCGGCACCCACGGCCGGCCTGCACTTCACGCCGGAACTCATCTCCGCGCTCGAAGCCAAAGGCACGGCGGTGACCTCGGTGACGCTGCACAAGGGGCTGGGCTCGTTCCGCCCCGTGGACGTGGAGGACCTCTCCAAGCACCGGATGGACGCCGAGAAGATCGTCGTCACGCCAGAGGCCACCGAGATCGTCAACGCGGCACTCACGTCCAACGACCGCACCGTGACGGCCTGTGGCCTCACGGTGATCCGCGCGATGGAATCCTCGCTCTCGGCCGAGCGCACGCTCAAAGCGGTCGAGGGGTGGACCGACAAGTTCATCCTGGAGCCCTACGACTTCCTCATCACCGAGCGGCTGCTGTGCAACTTCCAGCGTCCCCGCTCCACGCTCCTGATGATGAAAGCGGCCTTTATGGGCCACGACCTCTTGCGCGCGGCCTACGACGAAGCCGTCAAAGAGGAGTACCGCCTGTTCTCCTTTGGCGACGCGATGTTGATCCTCTGA
- the fahA gene encoding fumarylacetoacetase: MPARALTPDDCTPRMTAFLDLPADTAFGLDNLPYGVFSTQDDPSHRVGVRIGEHVLDLAYLETHGLIAAPEAGRAPVFHGTLNAFMALGKPSWDAVRGRLQDLLSADGPDDLRGSETHREAAFTPLAEVAMHLPATIGDYTDFYSSRQHATNVGTMFRGPENALMPNWLHLPVGYHGRASSVVVSGTDIVRPKGQQKPEDAPPVFGPSKLLDIELELGFFVGPGNDLGDAISIDDARDQIFGFVLVNDWSARDIQKWEYVPLGPFLGKNFATSISPWVVPSAALDPFRVAGEAQDESEGNPEPLAYLQQSGNRSLDIALEVHLETEAMRNDGTAPEVVSRSNAKYLYWSPEQQLAHHTVNGCNARPGDLMASGTISGETEDSYGSFLELTWRGSKPLAMPSGESRKFLADGDRVVLTGVAERDGTRIGFGEVEGTVVPAR; the protein is encoded by the coding sequence ATGCCTGCCCGAGCCCTGACCCCCGACGACTGCACCCCGCGCATGACCGCCTTTCTCGACCTCCCCGCTGACACCGCTTTCGGCCTCGACAACCTCCCGTACGGAGTCTTCTCAACCCAAGATGATCCGAGCCACCGCGTGGGCGTCCGCATTGGCGAGCACGTGCTGGATCTCGCGTACCTCGAGACGCACGGGTTGATCGCCGCGCCAGAGGCCGGGCGCGCGCCGGTCTTCCACGGCACGCTCAACGCATTCATGGCGCTCGGCAAGCCGTCGTGGGACGCCGTCCGCGGCCGCTTGCAGGACTTGTTGAGCGCCGACGGCCCGGACGACCTCCGCGGCTCGGAAACCCACCGCGAGGCCGCGTTCACGCCTCTGGCGGAGGTCGCGATGCACCTCCCGGCGACGATCGGGGACTACACGGACTTCTATTCCTCGCGCCAGCACGCGACAAACGTGGGGACGATGTTTCGCGGTCCAGAGAACGCGCTCATGCCCAACTGGCTGCACCTCCCGGTGGGCTACCACGGCCGCGCGTCTAGCGTCGTCGTGAGCGGGACCGACATCGTGCGGCCCAAGGGACAGCAGAAGCCCGAGGACGCACCCCCGGTGTTCGGCCCCTCCAAGCTGCTGGACATCGAACTCGAACTCGGCTTCTTCGTTGGGCCTGGCAACGACCTGGGCGACGCGATCTCCATCGACGACGCGCGGGACCAGATCTTCGGCTTCGTGCTCGTCAACGACTGGAGCGCGCGCGACATCCAGAAGTGGGAGTACGTGCCGCTGGGGCCGTTCCTGGGCAAGAACTTCGCGACGAGCATCAGCCCCTGGGTAGTGCCCTCCGCAGCATTAGACCCGTTCCGCGTAGCGGGCGAGGCGCAGGACGAAAGCGAGGGCAACCCGGAGCCTCTGGCGTACCTGCAGCAGAGCGGAAACCGTTCGCTGGACATCGCGCTGGAAGTCCACCTGGAAACCGAAGCGATGCGCAACGACGGCACGGCGCCAGAGGTCGTCTCGCGCTCCAACGCGAAGTACCTCTACTGGAGCCCGGAGCAGCAGCTCGCGCACCACACCGTCAACGGCTGCAACGCGCGCCCGGGTGACCTCATGGCGAGCGGTACGATCTCGGGCGAGACCGAGGACAGCTACGGCTCTTTCCTCGAACTGACGTGGCGGGGGAGCAAGCCTCTGGCGATGCCCTCTGGCGAGAGCCGGAAGTTCCTGGCCGACGGCGACCGGGTGGTCCTGACGGGCGTGGCCGAGCGAGACGGAACGCGCATTGGCTTTGGAGAGGTGGAGGGAACGGTGGTGCCCGCTCGCTGA